One part of the Moorena sp. SIOASIH genome encodes these proteins:
- a CDS encoding IS200/IS605 family accessory protein TnpB-related protein has translation MRKAARRMIIRIQNLINELHHKAARFFVDNFDVILLPTFETSQMSKKGNRKIRSKTVRNMLNFAHYRFKEFLKHKAKETGKTVVDVCEAYTSKTVSWTGEMVNIGGSRVIKSEVDGQLMD, from the coding sequence ATGAGGAAAGCTGCCCGCCGAATGATAATTAGGATACAAAACCTAATAAATGAACTGCACCACAAAGCTGCCAGGTTCTTTGTAGACAATTTTGATGTGATATTACTTCCCACTTTTGAGACATCTCAAATGTCAAAGAAAGGAAATAGGAAGATCAGATCTAAAACTGTTCGCAACATGCTTAATTTTGCTCATTATCGCTTTAAAGAGTTTTTAAAACATAAAGCTAAAGAGACTGGCAAAACAGTGGTGGATGTTTGTGAAGCATATACTAGCAAAACTGTTAGCTGGACTGGTGAAATGGTGAACATCGGCGGAAGCAGGGTCATTAAGTCTGAAGTTGATGGTCAACTTATGGATTGA
- a CDS encoding transposase family protein yields the protein MSYTWNYIKKNPKQTKRLVGINHEQLSQLIEQAKLLHHQHQEKIQNQKVRLIKPGGGASQKLSIEDQIVLTLIYLRHHINFQLLGLQFQVSESTANSTFNYWQSLFREALPASLLEQVKKCEEESDIIREALTEYELIVDSAEQVRERPKDYNQQKNFYSGKKKNHTFKNQFIVLPKGEDIVDVVVGKPGTKSDINICRERLAKFDDKQRLSGDKAYLEVRPVANLIRQRKAHLREPQIRTPHKKPKNGELTPQQKKDNKLFSSNRIFVEHVIRLVKIFKIAGERFRLNSSKYSQVILTICGLVRLRTGALVLQVIKASESPETIEVVSAHTFGSKLTSIAS from the coding sequence ATGAGCTACACTTGGAATTATATTAAAAAAAATCCTAAACAAACTAAACGATTGGTAGGAATAAATCATGAACAACTATCTCAACTGATAGAACAAGCCAAGTTATTACATCATCAACATCAAGAAAAAATTCAAAATCAAAAAGTCAGGCTAATTAAGCCTGGGGGAGGTGCTTCACAAAAATTATCAATTGAAGACCAAATAGTCTTGACATTAATCTACTTACGACATCACATAAACTTTCAACTTCTAGGACTACAGTTTCAGGTGAGCGAATCGACAGCAAACTCTACTTTTAACTACTGGCAATCTCTTTTCAGAGAAGCTCTACCAGCTTCTTTACTAGAACAAGTAAAAAAGTGCGAAGAAGAGTCGGATATAATTCGGGAAGCTTTGACTGAGTATGAGTTAATAGTAGATAGCGCTGAACAAGTCAGAGAAAGACCAAAAGATTATAATCAGCAAAAAAATTTCTATTCTGGTAAGAAGAAAAATCATACATTTAAAAACCAATTTATTGTCTTACCAAAAGGGGAAGATATTGTGGATGTAGTGGTCGGCAAACCTGGCACCAAAAGTGACATAAATATTTGTCGAGAACGTTTAGCAAAATTTGATGATAAACAGCGACTGAGTGGAGACAAAGCTTATTTAGAGGTGCGACCCGTGGCGAATTTAATTCGCCAACGGAAAGCGCACCTTCGAGAACCACAAATAAGAACTCCCCACAAAAAACCAAAGAATGGTGAATTAACTCCACAGCAAAAGAAAGATAATAAGTTATTCTCTTCAAACAGAATATTTGTAGAACACGTAATTAGATTGGTGAAAATTTTTAAAATAGCGGGAGAAAGGTTTCGCCTAAATTCTAGTAAATATTCTCAGGTAATTTTGACAATATGCGGTTTAGTAAGATTGAGAACAGGAGCCTTAGTATTACAAGTAATAAAAGCGTCTGAAAGTCCTGAAACAATTGAGGTTGTATCTGCTCATACTTTTGGTTCTAAATTAACATCAATAGCTTCGTAA
- a CDS encoding peptidase, with amino-acid sequence MGSRWDKNDQQLWIALFLGGVTCLLVMLIQSSTAAGLYPKFNQLTEASSAIVASMPVTSPALPAPKPHPLPTPLDQWQDPTGSGDYFAEIKGTPLGYLIWSQFPVKVYVQQPQPPPVVDANHQRFQQWVDAVLKAVAEWGVYLPLELVDQEELADISILRSRPPLKVSLNRETGTFDWSRARSAVTRYEFYLGQSIRAPEQIVDNLLLHKFTILISPEQSIDYTLATARHELGHALGIWGHSPLETDALYFSQVRNPPRISARDINTLKRIYEQPTRLGWPLLKVKGKR; translated from the coding sequence TTGGGGAGTAGGTGGGATAAAAACGATCAGCAGCTATGGATAGCCCTGTTTCTAGGGGGTGTCACTTGTCTGTTAGTGATGTTGATTCAGTCCAGCACCGCAGCTGGTTTATACCCAAAGTTTAACCAATTAACAGAAGCCTCCTCTGCTATCGTGGCTTCGATGCCAGTCACCTCACCTGCCCTACCAGCTCCTAAGCCTCACCCTCTACCAACTCCCCTTGACCAGTGGCAAGATCCTACCGGCAGCGGTGATTATTTTGCTGAAATCAAGGGCACTCCTTTAGGTTATCTGATCTGGTCTCAGTTTCCCGTCAAGGTTTATGTGCAACAGCCCCAACCACCGCCTGTGGTTGATGCTAACCACCAGCGCTTCCAACAATGGGTTGATGCGGTGTTAAAGGCGGTGGCAGAATGGGGGGTTTATTTACCCCTAGAACTAGTTGACCAGGAGGAATTAGCAGATATATCGATTTTGCGATCGCGCCCTCCTCTAAAAGTTTCCTTGAACCGTGAGACCGGAACCTTTGATTGGTCTCGCGCTCGCTCAGCCGTTACTCGCTATGAATTTTACCTGGGGCAATCCATCAGGGCACCAGAGCAAATAGTAGATAATCTATTATTACATAAGTTTACCATACTTATCTCCCCTGAGCAATCCATTGACTACACCCTTGCCACTGCCCGTCACGAACTGGGTCATGCACTAGGTATTTGGGGTCATTCTCCTTTAGAAACTGATGCACTATACTTTTCTCAAGTTCGCAATCCCCCAAGAATTTCTGCTAGAGACATCAATACCCTCAAACGGATATACGAACAGCCAACTCGCTTGGGATGGCCTTTGCTCAAGGTAAAAGGTAAAAGGTAA
- the secG gene encoding preprotein translocase subunit SecG: MVNQILQIIWVLSGLGLIILVLLHSPKGDGLGGIGGQAQLFTSTKSAEKALNRVTWILAITFMSLTVILSAGWLNQ, encoded by the coding sequence ATGGTTAATCAAATCCTGCAAATTATTTGGGTTTTGTCTGGCTTGGGTCTGATTATTTTGGTTTTGCTCCATAGTCCCAAGGGGGATGGCCTTGGCGGTATCGGTGGTCAAGCTCAGCTGTTTACCAGCACCAAGAGTGCCGAAAAAGCCCTGAACCGGGTGACCTGGATCTTGGCGATTACCTTTATGAGCTTGACAGTGATTTTAAGTGCAGGTTGGTTAAACCAGTAG